From Marinitoga sp. 1197, the proteins below share one genomic window:
- the yidD gene encoding membrane protein insertion efficiency factor YidD, with the protein MKRLLLWFIKFYKKSISPYKPSKCIYYPTCSTYTYEAIEKFGAFKGMYLGILRILRCHPFHQGGIDPVPERFSFIPQIKNKQRGVKN; encoded by the coding sequence ATGAAAAGATTATTATTATGGTTTATAAAGTTTTACAAAAAAAGTATTTCGCCTTATAAACCTTCAAAATGTATTTATTATCCAACATGTTCAACATATACATATGAAGCAATTGAAAAATTTGGTGCATTTAAAGGAATGTATTTAGGAATATTAAGAATTCTCAGATGCCATCCTTTCCATCAGGGCGGGATTGATCCGGTACCAGAAAGATTTTCGTTTATACCACAAATAAAAAATAAACAAAGGGGTGTAAAAAATTGA
- the rnpA gene encoding ribonuclease P protein component, which yields MKETFKKKERIHFKKDFDRVFSCGKRHIDKYFVIVYTKNNLNFSRIGITIKRKFGKAYKRNRLKRYIREIYRKNKSLFPQDYDIVFLPRKRLSKEFDNMSFNNIKNIILDIMERIK from the coding sequence ATGAAAGAGACCTTTAAAAAAAAAGAAAGAATTCATTTTAAAAAGGATTTTGACAGAGTTTTTTCTTGTGGAAAGAGACATATTGATAAGTATTTTGTAATAGTTTATACCAAAAATAATTTAAATTTTTCAAGAATTGGTATTACTATAAAAAGAAAATTTGGAAAAGCTTATAAAAGAAATAGGTTAAAAAGATATATTAGAGAAATATATCGAAAAAATAAAAGTCTCTTTCCACAAGATTATGATATAGTATTTTTGCCAAGAAAAAGGCTTTCTAAAGAATTTGATAATATGTCTTTTAATAATATTAAAAATATTATTTTAGATATAATGGAGCGTATAAAATGA